In the genome of Massilia sp. W12, the window TTGCGGAAAAATTGCATTTTTTTAATTTATTTTCTGAGGAAACAGAGAGTATTTCAGATCAAGCAGGAACTGGCTGTGTTGAAGCAGGACATTCCAGCCGCCTGTTGCGTCAAGCGCATCATGATCGAAAGCGCATCGCGGGCTTTCAGGTCGTCTGCAGCGCAGCGCTGGCCTACTCCTGCGCCGGTTTCTTACCCAATTTGCGCTGCAAGGTGCGGCGGTGCATATTCAGCGCGCGTGCGGCTTGCGAGATATTGCCCTGGTGTTCCGCCAGCACGCGCTGGATGTGTTCCCACTCCAGCCGGCGCACGCTCATGGTGGCGGGGGTTTGCGCTTCTTCGACTTCCGGCGGGCTGTGCGCCTCAGCTTGCAGGGCGTGCAAAATCGCTTCCAGCGTGGCCGGCTTGGGTAAATAATCATCCGCGCCGGCTTTGATCGCCTGCACCGTGGTGGCGATGCTGGCGTAGCCGGTCAACATCACAATCCGCGCCTGCGGCTGGGCGGCGCGTAATTGCGGCAGCCAGTGCAAGCCGGAATCCTGTTCCAGATGCATGTCCAAACAAAGATAATCAAATTGCTGTGCGTGGCAGGCTTGCAAAGCCGCTGCGCCCTGCGCGCAAATCTGCACCGCAAACCCGCGCCGCCCCAGACTGCGCGCCAGCGTTTGCGCAAACACCGCATCATCTTCCAATAACAGCAAAGGCCCGGGCGCCCTCATTTTTCCTCCCACGGCACACTCAACCACAAGCGCACACAGGCGCCCGGCTTGCCGTCGGCCCGCGCGCCAAAGGCCAATTCCGCGCCGATCTGGCTGGCCGCCACCACCGCCAGCCACAAACCAATTCCCTGCCCGCCGCTGCTGGAGGTCAGCGGCGCATGCCCGAGCAAGGGTAAGAGTTCCGGCGCAATGCCCGGCCCGTGATCAGACAGGGTGAAACTCAGGCCGGCTTTCTCATGCAATTGCTGGCGCCGCACTTGCAGCATGAGCGGCTTGCCGGGTGCGGCTTGTTGCGCATTTTCCAGCAGGGTTTGCAAAATTTGCGCCACCGCCCAGGCATCGCTCAAGGGCGGCGCCGGCTGCAAATCCGCCGCCAGATCCAATTCCAGCGGCGCGTGCGGATGCAGCAGGCGCCAGGCGTCCAGCCATTCTTGCAACCAGCGCGCCAGCGGCGGCGGCGCGCTGTTGTTGGCCTGCCGCGCGCGCATTTGCTGCAAAGCCTGCCGACAGGAAGCGAGTTGCGCCTCGATCAATTGCAAATCCGCCTCGACCCAGGCGAGCGCCGGATTCATGCCGGTTTGCTCGCGCAAATCCGCCACCAGCAAGGTAATGGTGGAGAGCGGCGTGGCGAGCGCATGCGCCGCCCCCGCCGCCTGCGCCGCCAGCGCCAACACTTGCGCATGCTGCATCTGCCGTTCGCGCGCCTGCGCCAATTGGGTGTCGCGCATGCGCAAGGTGGTGGAAATGCGCGCCACAAACCAGGAAATCACCAGCGCCGCGAGGGCGAAAGTGAGCCACATGCCGGCCAGATGCAATTTCACCGCCAGCTCGCCATTACCCAATTCCAGCGGCAGATAAAAGCGCCACAGCAAGGCATACATGCCGACCGCCAGCGCAGCCAACAGCGCCGTTCTGCGCGGCGGCAAAATCGCCGCCGCCAAGGCCAACAGCGCAAGTAAAAAGGAAACAAAGGGATTGGTGGCGCCGCCGCTTAAATACAGCAAGCCGCCGTATAACAGCAGATCGAGCAGAAATTGCAAAAACAGCCCGCCTTCGCTCAATGGGCGCGGCTGACGCATACGCCAGATGGTGGCGGCGATGCTGGCCAGCGCCAGCAAAATCAATGCGGCAAAGGGCGTGGACGGCATGCGCAAACCCAGCCAGCGCCAGGCGGCCAGCAGCGCCAGCAATTGACAAGTCCAGCCAAACAGGCGCAACAAAAGTATGCGGCGCAACATCGCGTGCTGCGGCCAATCCGGCAACAGCGCAGCGAATAAGGTGGAGACGGGCGTGGTGAGCATGCAGGGATTATAGCGCCGCATAGTTTGCTTGCGGGCAATTCCAGGGAGAAACGGAGTGGCGCCTGGTTTTCTCGCTCTGCACTTGCCGCCCGCACCACAGCACGGCTACACTCCATCTGCCGGTCTGGCTTGAGAGGAGATCAAAGCATGAAGTGGCATCTGTGTTTGCCAGTCGCCGCACTGGCCATCGGGGTGGCGCAGGCCGCCTCATTTGACTGCGCGCGCGCCGCCAGTCCTGCGGAAAAAATGATTTGCGCCCAACCGGAATTATCCAGCCAGGATGAAAGCATGGCGCGGCTGTGGCATGCTTTGCGCGCGCATGCGGCGGCGCCCGACCTGATGCCCAGGCAGCAAGCCTGGCTCAAACAGCGCAATCAGTGCAAAAACCAAGCCTGCCTGCAAATGCTGTATGCGCAAAGGATTCAGGCGTTTCAGCAACTCAAGCGCTGGCTGGATGCGCCGCATGCGCACAATATCGACTTGCTGCTGTACGCTGGCGAATACGCCACTGGCGCGTTTTTCAAAGACAAACAGGTGCAAGACGGCTTGCGCGCGATTTTGCAAAACCGCTACCCGGCTTACCAGCAATTTTTACGCGCAGCCGGCGGCGGTATGATCGAGGTGCGCGGCGACTATCTGTTTGCCGACCGCAGCCAGCTGCATAGCGGCGGCTATACCTCCAAGCTGTTTATCAATTTGCGCGACGGCACGTTTTGCCTGTTTTGGCTGAATGATGCGGCGGCTTCCGGCAAGGCTGAGTTTTTCGGCGTCGAACCGGCGCCGGAAGCTGTATTGCAAATGGTGGCGGATGATATGAATCAGGAATGGGGACATGTGGCTGTTTTCAGTGCGCGGCAAGGCAAATTGCACAGCAAGCCAAAGTAATCAATCCTGCCAGTCCCCATAAGCGGGCGCGCACCGGATAAACCGGCGCGCCCGCCCCGTTCACGCCGCGCCGCCGCCCAGGGCGCGATACACCCCGAGCAGGGCTTGCAATTGCTGGCGCTGCGCTTCCAATAAAGCCAGTTCCGCTTGCAAGCTGTCGCGTTCGTGGTTGGCGGCTTCCAGTGCGGATTGCAAACCGCGCGCCTCGCGCTGGCGCTGCATGGCGCGGTTTTGCTGCGCCAGGGTATGGCGCTGCTGCTGCGCCAGCAGATTGTGCTCGCCGGCGGCATACGCGCCGAGCGCGTCGTGCACATCGCGAAACGCCGCCTGCACACTCTGCGCATATTGCGCGATTGCCTGTTGCTGGCGCGCATTGCTGCCAGCCACCACCGCATCAATGCTGCCGCTGCGGAATATGGGCTGGGTCAGATTCGCCGCCAGATTCCACAACATGGAAGACGGGCTGAACAAATCGCTCATCTCGCGCGACTCGCGGCCATAAGCCGCCGTCAGGCGCAGACTGGGAAAATACAGACTGCGCGCCTGCGCCAGATCGGCTTGCGCGGCCTGCAAACCGGCTTGCGCAGCGCGCACATCAGGCCGCCTTTGCAAAACCTCGGATGGTGTGTCTTGCGGCAAGCGGCTGCGCGCCAGCAAGCTGGGCAGATCGGCCCCCCGCGCAATTTGCGGCGATGCGATTTGCGCCGGCGAGCGCCCGGCCAGCATGGCCAGCGCGGCCTCGGTCTGGCTGCGCGCTTGCTGCGCCTGACTCAAGCTTTGCGCCGCCGCCAACACCTCCTGTTGCGCCAGATTGAGTTCGAGCTGATTGGCCAAACCGGCGGCGAAGCGCTTTTGCAGCACGGCATGGGCCTGGCTGCGCGAACTGTGCAGCGCTTGCAGCAGCGCATATTGTGCGTCCAGCGCGCGCAAATTCAGATAATGCTGCACCACATTCGCGTACAAACTCATGCGCACGGCGGCGCGGTTGGACTGGGCCGCCAGCACGCGCGCCCGCGCGGCGGCATCCGCCTGTCCCAATTTCCCCCATACATCCAGCTCATAACTGGCCGCCAGACCCCAATTGAAATCATTCGAGGTCAGTTTGGCCCCGGCGGGCAGGCGACCCGTGTTGGCGCTGCTGCGGGTGCGGCTGTTATTGGCGTACAGATCCAGCGCCGGAAACAGATTCGCATGCGCCGCCTGGGACGCGGCGCGCGCTTCTTCCAGACGCGCGGCGGCTTGTTGCAAATCCTGATTACGCGCATCCGCTTCGCGCAATAAGTCTTGCAATGCCTGGTCTTGCCAGATCCCGGCCCAGTCCTGCCAGTCCGCTGCGCCCTGTCCCTCAAGAGCAAGCGAGGCCGGTAATTCATATTGCGGCAGGCTGGCGCTGTGCGGCGCGCTGGCGCATGCGCTCAGGGCCAAACTGAGGGCAATGACTAGCGCACGGGTGGATGCAAAATGCGCTTTACGCATGGTCGGCCTCCTGTTTTTGTTGCTCTTTTATGGTGATGTGCTGCGGATGTTCAAAATCCTGCGGCAAGCTGCGCAAGCGCCTGTCGTGAATCAGTTTGAAAAACAGCGGCACAAAGAAAATCGCCAGGAAGGTGGCCCCCAGCATGCCGCCCAGCACACCGGTGCCCAGCGACTGGCGCGCCGCCGCACCGGCCCCGTGTGAAAACGCGAGCGGAGCGACGCCTAAAATGAAGGCCAGCGAAGTCATTAAAATCGGCCGGAAACGCAAGCGCGCCGCTTCCAATGCCGCCGCCGCCGGGGCAAAACCCTCATGCGTTTTCATGACTGCGAATTCGACGATCAAAATCGCATTTTTCGCCGCCAGCCCCAGCAGTGTCACCAAGCCGATCTGGAAATACACATCATTATTGAAGCCGCGCGCCCACACCGCGACCAGGGCGCCGAAAATGCCAAACGGCATCGCCAGCAAAACCGAGAACGGCAGCGACCAGCGTTCATATTGTGCGGCCAGAATCAAAAAGATCATCAGCACGCCGGCCCCCAGCGCCAGACTGCCGGCGCTGCTGCTGCGTTTTTCCTGGAAAGATACGCCGCCCCAGTCATAACCGACATCCGCCGGCAAGACTTTTTGCGCGACCCGTTCCATCGCGGCTAAAGCCTGTCCCGAGCTGTAACCCGGTTTGGCATTGCCGAGCAGTTTGATCGCCGGCAGACCATTGAAACGCGGCACAGAATCCGGCCCGGTGACAAAGCGCACCTGGGCGAAACTTTGCAGCGCAATCATTTTGCCGCCATTGCTGCGCACAAACAGCTTGCCGATATCTTCCGGCTTGGCGCGGTAATCGGCTTCGGCTTGCAGCAGCACATTGTAGGTGCGGCCATTTTTATTGAAGTCGTTTACGTAATATGCGCCCAGGGTGGCGGCCAGGGTGTTGTACACATCGGCCAGATTCACGCCCATAGCGCGCGCTTTCTCATTGTCCACATCGACAAATAATTGCGGTGAATTGGCTTGCCATAAGCTTTTCACGCCGGCCAATTCCGGCTGCTTATTCGCTTCCTCCATAAAGGTTTGCAGCAGCTGGGCCAGACGGCGCACCCCGCCCTCCCCTTTGTTTTGCAGATAAAACTCAAAGCCGCCGGTTTGTCCCAGTCCCTGAATCGCGGGCGGCGAGAAAAAGATCGGCATGCCTTCACGAATGCCGCCGGTTTTCATAAACGCCTCGCCCACCAATTGCTGTACGCCCTTGCTGCGCTGATCCCAGGGTTGCAGCGGGAAAAACATGGTGGCGCCGGAAGTTTTCATGCCGCCGCCGCCCAGGAAGTCGAGGCCGACCAGGGCGAAGCGGGTTTTGATTTCCGGCGTGCCTTCAAAGATTTTTTCCACTTGCTGCACCATTTGATTGGTGCGCTCAAGCGAAGCGCCATCCGGCATGATGGCGGCGCCGATGAAATAGCCCTGATCTTCATCCGGGGCCAGACCGGTCGGCACTTTTTTCCACAAGAAGACGGATGCGGCCAGCATCAGACCAAACAAAAACAGCCCCAGCACGGCGCGCCGCAGGAAAAACGCGACGCCCCGGGTATAGCCGGCGGTGACACGCTCAAACCAGCGATTGAAGGCCATGAAAATGCCGCTGGTATGACGCGTTCCCGGTTTTAAGAGCATGGCGCACAGCGCCGGGGTCAGGGTCAGCGCCACTACGCCGGACAAAATCACAGCAATCGAAATCGTCACCGAGAATTGGCGGTACAGCTCGCCGGCCAGGCCGCCTAAGAAGGCAATCGGGCCGAAAGCGGCGGTCAGCACCAGCACAATCGCAATCACCGGGCCGGTGACTTCGCGCATCGCTTCGATCGCCGCCTCGGTGGGTGACAAGCCTTCTTCATGCATCAGGCGTTCGACGTTTTCCAGCACCACGATGGCGTCATCCACCACAATCCCGATTGCCAGCACCATGCCAAACAGGGTCAGGGTATTGATCGAATAACCGAGCAGGTGCAAGCCGGCCATGGTTCCGATCAGGGACACAGGCACAGCCAAGGTCGGGATCAGGGTGGCGCGCCAGTTTTGCAGAAAGACATAGACCACCACAAACACCAGCAACATCGCTTCGCCCAGGGTTTTCAAGACTTCCGCAATCGACTCGGTGACAAAGGGCGTGGTGTCATACGGTGTTTGGTAATCCATGCCGGGCGGGAATTTGGCTTTCAATTCCTGCAGCGCGCTCTCAACTGCGCGCCGGGTTTCCAAGGCATTGGCCCCGGTTTGCAAAAACACGCCGATATTCGCTGAAGGATGGCCATTCACGCGGCCGATCAGGCTGTAATCTTTAGCCCCAAGCTCGACCCGCGCCACATCGCGCACACGGATCGCCGCGCCGCCGGGCTGGGATTTGATCAAAATGTTTTCAAATTCCGCAGGTTCCTGCAAGCGCCCGCGCGCGGTGACGGTCATAGTCAGCTCTCCGCCGGCATCCGGCGGGGCGCCGATTTTACCGGCGGCGTATTGCGCATTTTGTTCATTCACCGCTTGCGCGATGTCATTGACGGTGACGCCGAGTTGCGCCATGCGGTCGGGCTTGAGCCAGATCCGCATCGCATAGTCGCGCGCACCGAATACTTGCACATTGGTCGTACC includes:
- a CDS encoding efflux transporter outer membrane subunit, with translation MRKAHFASTRALVIALSLALSACASAPHSASLPQYELPASLALEGQGAADWQDWAGIWQDQALQDLLREADARNQDLQQAAARLEEARAASQAAHANLFPALDLYANNSRTRSSANTGRLPAGAKLTSNDFNWGLAASYELDVWGKLGQADAAARARVLAAQSNRAAVRMSLYANVVQHYLNLRALDAQYALLQALHSSRSQAHAVLQKRFAAGLANQLELNLAQQEVLAAAQSLSQAQQARSQTEAALAMLAGRSPAQIASPQIARGADLPSLLARSRLPQDTPSEVLQRRPDVRAAQAGLQAAQADLAQARSLYFPSLRLTAAYGRESREMSDLFSPSSMLWNLAANLTQPIFRSGSIDAVVAGSNARQQQAIAQYAQSVQAAFRDVHDALGAYAAGEHNLLAQQQRHTLAQQNRAMQRQREARGLQSALEAANHERDSLQAELALLEAQRQQLQALLGVYRALGGGAA
- a CDS encoding multidrug efflux RND transporter permease subunit; protein product: MFSRFFIQRPIFASVLSILIVLAGLAALRVLPVERYPDIAPPVVTVSAYYPGASAEVLERTVAAPIEEQINGVEKMLYMDSTSSADGRVTINVTFEVGTNLDIAAVNVNNRVRQADAKLPQEVRRQGVTVAKSSSNFLVVAALYSPDNRYDTLFLSNYATQNVLDAIKRIPGTTNVQVFGARDYAMRIWLKPDRMAQLGVTVNDIAQAVNEQNAQYAAGKIGAPPDAGGELTMTVTARGRLQEPAEFENILIKSQPGGAAIRVRDVARVELGAKDYSLIGRVNGHPSANIGVFLQTGANALETRRAVESALQELKAKFPPGMDYQTPYDTTPFVTESIAEVLKTLGEAMLLVFVVVYVFLQNWRATLIPTLAVPVSLIGTMAGLHLLGYSINTLTLFGMVLAIGIVVDDAIVVLENVERLMHEEGLSPTEAAIEAMREVTGPVIAIVLVLTAAFGPIAFLGGLAGELYRQFSVTISIAVILSGVVALTLTPALCAMLLKPGTRHTSGIFMAFNRWFERVTAGYTRGVAFFLRRAVLGLFLFGLMLAASVFLWKKVPTGLAPDEDQGYFIGAAIMPDGASLERTNQMVQQVEKIFEGTPEIKTRFALVGLDFLGGGGMKTSGATMFFPLQPWDQRSKGVQQLVGEAFMKTGGIREGMPIFFSPPAIQGLGQTGGFEFYLQNKGEGGVRRLAQLLQTFMEEANKQPELAGVKSLWQANSPQLFVDVDNEKARAMGVNLADVYNTLAATLGAYYVNDFNKNGRTYNVLLQAEADYRAKPEDIGKLFVRSNGGKMIALQSFAQVRFVTGPDSVPRFNGLPAIKLLGNAKPGYSSGQALAAMERVAQKVLPADVGYDWGGVSFQEKRSSSAGSLALGAGVLMIFLILAAQYERWSLPFSVLLAMPFGIFGALVAVWARGFNNDVYFQIGLVTLLGLAAKNAILIVEFAVMKTHEGFAPAAAALEAARLRFRPILMTSLAFILGVAPLAFSHGAGAAARQSLGTGVLGGMLGATFLAIFFVPLFFKLIHDRRLRSLPQDFEHPQHITIKEQQKQEADHA
- a CDS encoding response regulator transcription factor translates to MRAPGPLLLLEDDAVFAQTLARSLGRRGFAVQICAQGAAALQACHAQQFDYLCLDMHLEQDSGLHWLPQLRAAQPQARIVMLTGYASIATTVQAIKAGADDYLPKPATLEAILHALQAEAHSPPEVEEAQTPATMSVRRLEWEHIQRVLAEHQGNISQAARALNMHRRTLQRKLGKKPAQE
- a CDS encoding ATP-binding protein is translated as MLTTPVSTLFAALLPDWPQHAMLRRILLLRLFGWTCQLLALLAAWRWLGLRMPSTPFAALILLALASIAATIWRMRQPRPLSEGGLFLQFLLDLLLYGGLLYLSGGATNPFVSFLLALLALAAAILPPRRTALLAALAVGMYALLWRFYLPLELGNGELAVKLHLAGMWLTFALAALVISWFVARISTTLRMRDTQLAQARERQMQHAQVLALAAQAAGAAHALATPLSTITLLVADLREQTGMNPALAWVEADLQLIEAQLASCRQALQQMRARQANNSAPPPLARWLQEWLDAWRLLHPHAPLELDLAADLQPAPPLSDAWAVAQILQTLLENAQQAAPGKPLMLQVRRQQLHEKAGLSFTLSDHGPGIAPELLPLLGHAPLTSSSGGQGIGLWLAVVAASQIGAELAFGARADGKPGACVRLWLSVPWEEK